The uncultured Methanobrevibacter sp. genome has a window encoding:
- a CDS encoding alpha/beta hydrolase produces the protein MNKKIKIVIVIVIALILAYGIYYFTEYHHAEKTATDLLNGTDNVSVEKIDKGLSVDGPGNDTALIFYPGAKNEYIAYLPLFVELAEKGVDCYLIQMPLNFAVFGQDSADSVINSTNYTHYLLAGHSLGGVSASAYATHSNNTDGVVLLAAYPTEEINKPVLSIYGSDDGILNMESYKKALPLMSNMTEYVIQGGNHAQFAYYGVQEGDNPAKISHQDQQTQTVDKILEFINNITMS, from the coding sequence ATGAATAAAAAAATAAAGATTGTAATTGTTATTGTCATAGCATTGATTTTAGCTTATGGAATTTATTATTTCACTGAGTATCATCATGCTGAAAAAACTGCAACGGATTTATTAAACGGTACGGATAATGTTTCTGTTGAAAAGATAGATAAAGGATTGTCAGTGGACGGGCCTGGAAACGATACTGCACTGATTTTCTATCCTGGTGCAAAAAATGAATACATTGCCTATTTGCCTTTATTTGTGGAACTGGCGGAGAAAGGTGTGGACTGTTATCTGATTCAGATGCCGTTGAATTTTGCAGTTTTCGGTCAGGACAGTGCAGATTCAGTCATTAATTCAACAAATTACACTCACTATCTTCTGGCAGGCCATTCTCTTGGAGGAGTTTCAGCATCAGCTTATGCAACTCATTCCAATAATACTGATGGTGTTGTATTGCTGGCAGCATATCCTACAGAGGAAATCAACAAGCCTGTTCTGTCAATTTACGGATCTGATGATGGTATTTTAAATATGGAATCATACAAAAAGGCTTTGCCTTTGATGAGCAACATGACAGAGTATGTAATTCAGGGCGGAAATCATGCTCAGTTTGCTTATTACGGAGTTCAGGAAGGAGATAATCCTGCCAAGATTTCCCACCAGGACCAGCAGACTCAGACTGTAGATAAGATTTTAGAGTTCATTAATAATATCACAATGTCTTAA
- a CDS encoding C-GCAxxG-C-C family protein: protein MNYSDYAVKLFDSGYVCSQAVFATFSKDLGLDEEYALKIGACFGSGMRKGEVCGACTGALMALGLKFGDDKQKSNDACVRFLDEFAAENGSYICNDLLNCDITTPEGVNYAVENNLFKEFCPKMVDSATKIAEKILFEE, encoded by the coding sequence ATGAATTATAGTGACTATGCAGTTAAGTTATTTGACAGTGGGTATGTGTGTTCACAGGCTGTTTTTGCAACATTTTCAAAAGATTTGGGTCTTGATGAAGAGTATGCACTTAAAATAGGGGCCTGTTTTGGAAGTGGTATGCGTAAAGGTGAAGTATGTGGAGCATGTACCGGTGCATTAATGGCTTTGGGATTGAAGTTTGGTGATGACAAGCAAAAAAGCAATGATGCCTGTGTAAGATTTCTGGACGAATTTGCAGCAGAAAACGGATCATATATCTGCAATGATTTGCTCAACTGCGACATTACCACTCCTGAAGGAGTCAATTATGCTGTTGAAAATAATCTGTTTAAGGAATTCTGTCCAAAAATGGTGGATTCTGCAACAAAAATTGCTGAAAAGATTCTTTTTGAGGAATGA
- a CDS encoding PadR family transcriptional regulator, giving the protein MTDTKQNNYTEFIKNNKIVKSTVNGLYRFLVLWIIKYNDEIHGYGIMKELDKFFEHLIDEGVMKKSNPSKIYPILKQMEDDELVTFKLITLNDKSIKLYQITEKGEFFLSYIFNRFILHEKNPQWKIIYDDLMG; this is encoded by the coding sequence ATGACAGATACTAAACAGAATAATTACACTGAATTTATTAAAAACAACAAAATCGTAAAATCGACTGTAAACGGATTATACCGCTTTTTAGTATTGTGGATTATAAAATACAATGATGAAATTCATGGCTACGGAATCATGAAGGAGCTGGACAAGTTTTTTGAACATCTGATTGATGAAGGGGTTATGAAAAAATCAAATCCAAGTAAAATCTATCCTATTTTAAAGCAGATGGAAGACGATGAACTGGTCACATTCAAATTAATAACTCTCAATGATAAATCCATCAAATTATATCAGATTACTGAAAAAGGCGAATTCTTTTTAAGCTATATTTTTAACAGGTTCATTCTCCATGAGAAAAACCCTCAGTGGAAGATTATTTATGATGATTTGATGGGCTGA
- a CDS encoding HAD family hydrolase encodes MKKLAIFDFDGTLFDSIWDVISCFNRALTIYGFPTLTREEYIPCLGGDIDDITSRVLGENNTPENLEKVKKTYLDFYNPSKKELTVPFDNALEILEKLQENGILLAINSNRLNYSLNEFVEKYFSDIDFVLIEGQDSSNPSKPDPYGVNRIIKKVGINKDDALYIGDSTTDIKTAQNAGIDCIVVKWGYGNQNDFENENILGCIDEMSQILDYFGLSE; translated from the coding sequence ATGAAAAAACTTGCAATTTTTGATTTTGATGGAACACTCTTTGATTCCATATGGGATGTAATATCCTGTTTTAACAGGGCATTGACCATTTACGGTTTTCCCACATTAACACGTGAGGAATATATCCCATGTTTGGGCGGAGACATAGATGATATTACATCCAGGGTTTTAGGTGAAAACAACACTCCTGAAAACCTCGAGAAAGTTAAAAAAACATATCTTGATTTTTACAATCCCTCCAAAAAGGAATTGACAGTTCCATTTGACAATGCTTTGGAGATACTTGAAAAATTACAGGAAAACGGAATTCTTCTGGCCATAAATTCGAACAGGCTTAACTATTCATTAAATGAATTTGTAGAAAAATATTTCTCAGATATTGATTTTGTTTTAATTGAAGGTCAGGATTCTTCAAATCCGTCAAAACCGGATCCTTACGGCGTAAATCGGATAATCAAAAAAGTCGGCATCAATAAGGATGATGCATTATATATCGGTGATTCCACAACCGATATAAAAACAGCTCAAAATGCGGGAATCGATTGCATTGTCGTAAAATGGGGTTATGGAAATCAAAATGACTTTGAAAATGAGAATATTTTGGGATGCATCGATGAGATGTCCCAAATTTTAGACTATTTCGGATTAAGTGAATAG
- a CDS encoding MFS transporter, with product MNTRVDDDRIFTKPFFLVFGALLCTALVMYVLMSTVTEYATSMGSTATIAGLVSGIYIFGGLCSRIYSGNALEQVGWKKTALIFMGIHFLSCLLYFIVSDVTLLLIVRFIHGIGFGASANAIVTIASDVLPKKHFGEAFGYFMMGTTLAVGLGPFIGGFLYDTGGSQGCFLIAAIFSAIALICIYFVDVSAHDPANGPKVKNKNEYSGIEKVFEIGAIPVSLFTALTSLGYVSILSFYRLYAVEVNLTSVFSWFFIIYSVVLILSRPIAGKIQDNGGDMIICVVGIIAQAAGLFLIAVYPSALAVIVCAVCAALGFGTLNSACTAIVTRNVSQNRRSYAVSTFFIFCDATMGFGPALLGIFAANGYAPVYLISSIITILALPICLFALKNSFKK from the coding sequence ATGAACACTCGAGTGGATGACGACAGGATATTTACAAAACCCTTCTTTCTTGTTTTTGGAGCTCTGCTGTGCACGGCTCTCGTAATGTATGTACTGATGTCTACAGTCACTGAATATGCAACATCAATGGGTTCAACAGCTACAATTGCAGGTCTGGTTTCCGGAATATACATTTTTGGAGGATTATGTTCTAGAATATACTCAGGAAACGCTCTGGAGCAGGTCGGATGGAAAAAAACTGCCCTGATATTTATGGGAATTCACTTTCTCTCATGCCTTTTGTATTTCATTGTCAGTGATGTAACTTTGCTTTTGATTGTCAGATTCATTCATGGAATCGGTTTTGGAGCATCAGCAAATGCTATAGTTACCATTGCTTCTGATGTACTTCCAAAAAAGCATTTTGGTGAAGCATTCGGATATTTCATGATGGGGACCACTTTGGCAGTTGGACTCGGGCCCTTTATCGGAGGATTTCTATATGATACTGGGGGATCTCAGGGATGCTTTTTAATTGCTGCGATTTTTTCAGCAATTGCTTTAATATGCATCTATTTTGTTGATGTTTCAGCACATGATCCTGCAAATGGCCCTAAAGTCAAAAATAAAAATGAATATTCAGGAATTGAAAAGGTATTTGAAATAGGTGCAATTCCGGTTTCACTTTTCACAGCACTTACAAGCCTTGGATATGTTTCAATCCTGTCATTTTACAGGCTGTATGCGGTTGAAGTAAACCTGACTTCAGTTTTTTCATGGTTTTTTATAATTTATTCAGTAGTTTTAATATTGTCAAGACCTATTGCAGGCAAGATTCAGGATAATGGCGGAGATATGATAATCTGTGTCGTTGGAATAATCGCACAGGCTGCAGGGCTCTTTTTGATTGCGGTTTACCCGTCAGCATTAGCGGTTATAGTTTGTGCAGTATGTGCCGCTTTGGGTTTTGGAACTCTCAATTCAGCATGCACTGCCATAGTTACAAGAAATGTCTCCCAAAACCGCAGGTCATATGCCGTTTCGACTTTTTTTATATTCTGTGATGCTACAATGGGTTTTGGACCGGCACTTTTAGGAATTTTTGCTGCCAACGGGTATGCGCCGGTGTATTTAATTTCTTCGATAATAACCATATTGGCCCTTCCGATTTGTTTATTTGCCTTAAAAAATAGTTTTAAAAAATAA
- a CDS encoding arsenate reductase family protein has translation MLFVQYPKCSTCRKAKNWLDEHNIEYESRHIIEDNPTAEEIEKWWRASDLPLKRFFNTSGMKYRELKLKDKLPDMSEKEQFELLATDGMLVKRPIVVADDCILVGFKVKEWEEKLL, from the coding sequence ATGTTATTCGTACAGTATCCAAAATGTTCAACATGCAGAAAAGCAAAAAACTGGCTGGATGAACACAATATAGAATATGAATCAAGACACATAATTGAAGACAATCCGACTGCAGAAGAGATTGAAAAATGGTGGAGGGCATCTGATTTACCTTTAAAAAGATTTTTCAATACAAGCGGAATGAAATACCGTGAGCTGAAACTTAAGGACAAGCTTCCTGACATGTCTGAAAAAGAACAGTTTGAACTGCTTGCAACCGATGGAATGCTTGTCAAAAGACCTATTGTTGTGGCTGATGACTGTATTCTTGTCGGATTCAAGGTCAAGGAATGGGAAGAGAAACTGTTATAG